The Muricauda sp. SCSIO 65647 genome includes a region encoding these proteins:
- a CDS encoding SusC/RagA family TonB-linked outer membrane protein: MENLSKLKFFSVRLRPLSMVLCFLLAYGTYAQEKTISGTVTDDQGQPLPGVTIQVKGTTTGTQTDFDGNYSVIATSSDTLIFSYIGFATQEIVVGNQNTVNAALQEDVSQLDEVVVVAYGTTKKAAFTGSASFIETEQIQESATSNLGQALQGLSPGVQVISQAGRPGADAEINIRGFTSLTGNVSPLIILNGSPFEGTLSSIAPTEIESISILKDASSTSLYGSRASGGVILITTKSGTPGKTQVNFRYSLGTSTFAVKLPNKLDAADQYEAVWEGFYYDNLNRGQDDQTARANASASVTDRFYQARPHTNFLGQDRIYRSNWNLDEPVGLNGQIKPEARLLYDYDWHDVFQPKLRQEYSIDVTSGISENTRLFFGSSYLDDKGQYFNQDFRRWSSRLNISTKLADRISLDANMFYVRTDQNNPGEFTRVIRTIPSGVHPYEFNHETGEFFTDVFGNLALQKGGGASYSGRRFFGGSNPFDFSIAPEEPDSYAFDINNTNQFINKLALGIDLAKGLNFTTSFIADYQIFERHRYISPVSGIIEVLGSSFKASNSRTAYTFNNILNYQKSFGDHNFEILLGHEMYSRNRANLSGSGTTFAVPGIFEIDATSAEPASSSNEDNYKLLSGFSRIAYDYNDKIYLNGSFRADGSSRFASENRWGYFWSAGGSYRISQEDFMKDSKVIDNLKLKVSYGTTGNDGDNLYAYQALYNTGFNFFENSGAIESRLPTPGLIWEKNAQFNTGVEFGFFNRIRGNIEYFTTRSIDLLSNRSLPPSFGIGSVQENIGEIENRGIEVALGFDIFKRPNFNWTLNVNASHFKNEIIELPAGEELRGVFKWEEGQSIYDYWLPTWAGVDPETGDNTWFVNTFDDQGNITGREVSNNWSQVNQQENFAYQGTSIPDIYGSVTNIFKYKGFDLSVMFYYSFGGLMLDTAWRENTAMRNAFGLIDYYRDNHWTPENRITDIPRPSVNNPNNRRTTSQFLYNNDFVRLRNLNIGYTFPEAFNKVLNIKSFRLFVQGDNLITWGKANDRGTDPEIAGFDGTSDYNWGIRKTINGGINVQF; encoded by the coding sequence ATGGAGAATCTTTCAAAACTTAAGTTCTTTTCTGTTCGCTTACGTCCATTATCTATGGTTCTGTGCTTTTTATTGGCATATGGTACCTATGCACAAGAAAAGACAATTTCAGGTACGGTCACCGATGACCAGGGGCAGCCATTGCCCGGGGTGACCATACAGGTAAAAGGAACAACTACCGGTACGCAAACTGATTTTGATGGTAATTATAGTGTTATTGCCACATCATCTGACACGCTGATTTTTTCTTACATTGGTTTTGCCACACAAGAGATTGTTGTCGGTAACCAAAATACGGTGAATGCTGCCCTGCAAGAAGATGTTTCACAATTGGATGAAGTGGTCGTTGTAGCTTACGGTACGACCAAAAAAGCCGCCTTCACAGGTTCGGCATCCTTTATTGAAACAGAGCAAATTCAAGAATCAGCGACTTCAAATCTAGGTCAGGCGCTACAGGGCCTCAGCCCTGGTGTTCAGGTAATCTCGCAAGCGGGTAGACCTGGTGCCGACGCTGAGATCAACATTAGGGGCTTTACATCTTTGACCGGAAACGTTTCACCGCTCATCATACTCAATGGTAGCCCTTTTGAAGGTACGCTCAGTAGTATAGCACCAACAGAAATAGAAAGTATCTCTATTCTTAAAGATGCCTCTTCTACCTCGCTCTATGGTTCTAGAGCTTCAGGAGGGGTCATTCTTATTACCACAAAAAGTGGTACACCGGGCAAGACCCAGGTCAATTTTAGATATTCACTGGGCACATCTACTTTTGCCGTTAAATTGCCAAATAAATTAGATGCCGCAGATCAATATGAAGCTGTTTGGGAAGGGTTTTACTATGATAATCTGAACAGGGGACAAGATGATCAGACCGCAAGGGCAAACGCCTCGGCATCGGTGACCGATAGATTTTATCAAGCCCGACCGCACACAAACTTTTTGGGTCAAGATAGAATCTATAGAAGCAATTGGAATTTAGATGAACCTGTAGGGCTTAATGGTCAAATAAAACCAGAGGCTCGGTTACTATATGATTATGATTGGCACGACGTGTTCCAGCCAAAATTACGGCAAGAATATTCCATTGATGTTACTTCTGGTATTTCAGAGAATACCCGACTGTTTTTTGGGTCATCTTATTTAGATGATAAGGGTCAATATTTTAATCAAGATTTTAGAAGATGGTCTTCTAGGCTGAACATAAGTACCAAACTTGCCGATAGAATCAGTTTAGACGCCAATATGTTCTATGTGAGAACAGACCAAAACAACCCCGGAGAGTTTACCAGGGTCATCAGAACAATTCCTTCAGGCGTACATCCCTATGAATTCAACCATGAGACCGGAGAGTTCTTTACTGATGTTTTTGGCAATTTGGCCCTACAAAAAGGAGGTGGCGCCTCGTATTCAGGTCGTAGATTTTTCGGTGGCAGCAATCCTTTTGACTTTTCAATTGCCCCAGAAGAGCCCGACTCCTATGCTTTTGATATCAATAACACCAATCAGTTTATCAACAAGTTGGCACTGGGCATTGATTTGGCCAAGGGCCTGAACTTTACAACAAGTTTTATAGCCGACTATCAAATTTTTGAACGGCATCGATACATATCACCGGTTTCAGGTATTATTGAGGTTTTGGGGTCTTCCTTTAAAGCCAGCAATTCCAGAACAGCCTATACATTCAATAATATTTTAAACTATCAAAAGTCTTTCGGTGACCATAATTTTGAAATATTGCTAGGCCATGAAATGTATTCGCGCAATAGGGCCAACCTGTCAGGATCTGGAACCACCTTTGCAGTACCGGGCATATTTGAAATAGATGCCACATCTGCTGAACCTGCATCTTCATCAAATGAGGATAATTATAAATTGTTGAGTGGCTTTTCAAGAATCGCATATGATTACAACGACAAGATATATTTGAACGGAAGTTTCAGGGCAGATGGATCATCAAGGTTCGCATCTGAAAATCGTTGGGGCTATTTTTGGTCGGCTGGGGGCTCATACAGAATATCCCAAGAAGATTTTATGAAAGATTCGAAGGTGATCGATAATCTAAAACTTAAGGTTAGCTACGGTACCACAGGTAATGATGGAGATAATCTTTATGCATACCAAGCCCTTTACAATACCGGGTTCAATTTCTTTGAAAATTCAGGAGCTATAGAATCCAGGCTACCAACACCTGGGCTAATTTGGGAAAAGAATGCCCAATTCAACACAGGTGTTGAATTTGGGTTCTTTAACCGAATCAGGGGAAATATAGAATACTTTACCACAAGGTCAATTGATTTGTTGTCAAACCGCTCATTGCCACCTTCTTTCGGAATCGGTTCGGTTCAAGAGAATATAGGCGAGATAGAGAACAGGGGTATTGAGGTTGCTTTAGGGTTTGACATTTTTAAAAGGCCAAATTTTAATTGGACTTTGAATGTCAATGCCTCCCATTTCAAAAATGAAATCATTGAACTACCTGCCGGAGAAGAACTGAGGGGAGTTTTCAAATGGGAAGAAGGTCAATCGATTTATGATTATTGGCTACCGACTTGGGCCGGGGTAGATCCTGAGACCGGTGACAATACTTGGTTTGTGAATACATTTGACGATCAGGGCAATATAACCGGCCGAGAGGTATCCAATAACTGGAGCCAAGTCAATCAACAAGAAAATTTCGCTTATCAAGGCACGTCTATACCAGATATTTATGGTAGTGTCACCAATATTTTTAAGTACAAGGGCTTTGATTTGTCGGTAATGTTTTATTACAGTTTTGGTGGTTTGATGTTAGATACGGCCTGGCGTGAAAATACAGCCATGAGAAACGCTTTTGGTCTGATAGATTACTATAGGGACAATCACTGGACCCCCGAGAACAGAATAACCGATATTCCAAGGCCCTCTGTCAATAACCCCAATAACAGAAGAACAACCTCCCAATTTCTTTACAATAATGATTTTGTTAGGCTGAGGAATTTAAATATAGGGTACACTTTTCCTGAAGCATTCAACAAAGTTCTGAACATAAAAAGTTTTCGACTCTTTGTACAAGGAGACAATTTGATAACGTGGGGCAAGGCAAATGATAGGGGAACTGACCCAGAAATAGCAGGTTTTGACGGCACCAGTGATTATAACTGGGGGATCAGAAAAACAATTAATGGTGGAATCAACGTTCAATTTTAA
- a CDS encoding RagB/SusD family nutrient uptake outer membrane protein, producing the protein MKKLKYTITILALVSLSLSCEDYLDEQPTVQVSEEQLFQNVSGLQVVLNGIYKFLLTESNGMNLGIAGMQIYNLTATPDLWVRNIGNAFYENSIFSSVRTESAGTFSSRFWTHYYQVINNCNIILLNVDSFAQEAPEQVAAIKGQALALRGYAYFHLIRYYQHPYSIARTAPGVPIYLDRASADRPQKDRDTVEEVYAQILADLNGALTELSGFDRPSMEYIDSDVVNGLLAKVYLTMENWAEAEQHASAARTGHPLMSAEEYTGGFDTSNAEWIWGFGQTENDNIQTTNLFSRWFFNGHRPAGTVFGDGTLRINESFVNLFDASDIRYQFRYIDVGGGPLETGWTSDKFRDDGSNYLGDMIVMRGAEMLLIEAEALAQQGSTGPALTLLNELQNARSVETPTSTMVQEDLIEAIWIEKRKELYSEGLVYWDVLRRQIDLVKLGADEGGDALDPLVIPARDNRFILQIPDDEMNFGGITVQNPLDGIFGG; encoded by the coding sequence ATGAAAAAGCTTAAATATACAATTACGATTTTAGCATTGGTGTCGTTGAGCTTATCCTGTGAAGATTATCTTGACGAGCAACCAACGGTACAGGTTTCAGAAGAGCAGTTATTTCAAAATGTTTCGGGTCTCCAAGTTGTTTTGAACGGGATTTATAAGTTTCTTTTGACAGAAAGCAACGGCATGAATCTTGGTATTGCCGGTATGCAGATTTATAATCTAACGGCAACACCCGATCTGTGGGTGAGAAACATCGGGAATGCGTTCTATGAAAACAGTATTTTTTCTTCGGTACGGACCGAATCTGCAGGAACATTTTCCAGCCGTTTCTGGACGCATTATTATCAAGTGATCAACAATTGCAATATCATTTTATTGAACGTTGATTCATTTGCCCAAGAAGCCCCCGAGCAAGTGGCCGCGATAAAGGGTCAGGCACTTGCCCTGAGGGGATATGCCTATTTTCACCTTATAAGGTACTATCAACACCCATATAGCATTGCCAGAACCGCCCCTGGGGTACCCATTTACTTAGATAGGGCTTCTGCGGATAGGCCACAAAAAGATAGGGATACCGTAGAGGAAGTCTATGCACAGATTTTGGCCGACCTAAACGGGGCCTTGACAGAACTATCGGGTTTTGATAGACCAAGTATGGAATACATTGATTCTGATGTGGTCAATGGCCTATTGGCCAAAGTATATCTGACCATGGAAAATTGGGCCGAGGCTGAACAACATGCCAGCGCAGCTCGTACGGGCCACCCTCTAATGAGTGCAGAGGAATACACAGGAGGGTTTGACACTTCAAACGCCGAATGGATTTGGGGCTTTGGCCAAACCGAGAATGACAATATTCAAACGACCAACCTTTTTTCAAGATGGTTTTTTAACGGCCATAGACCTGCGGGCACCGTTTTTGGTGACGGTACCCTACGAATCAATGAAAGTTTTGTAAACCTGTTTGATGCCTCTGATATTCGATATCAATTTAGGTATATCGATGTGGGAGGAGGGCCACTTGAAACGGGTTGGACCTCCGATAAATTCAGGGATGACGGTAGTAACTATCTCGGCGATATGATTGTAATGCGTGGCGCAGAGATGCTTTTGATTGAGGCCGAAGCCCTTGCCCAGCAAGGCAGTACGGGCCCTGCATTGACATTATTGAACGAACTCCAAAACGCTCGGTCGGTTGAAACCCCAACAAGTACAATGGTTCAAGAAGATTTAATTGAAGCCATCTGGATAGAAAAACGTAAAGAACTATATTCAGAAGGACTTGTTTACTGGGATGTTCTAAGAAGGCAGATCGATTTGGTGAAGCTTGGCGCAGATGAAGGGGGAGATGCATTGGATCCGTTGGTAATTCCGGCAAGGGACAACCGTTTTATTTTGCAAATTCCAGATGATGAAATGAACTTTGGAGGTATTACCGTACAAAACCCATTAGATGGTATTTTCGGAGGATAA
- a CDS encoding arylsulfatase, with product MKRRQYFLLALFITFLFSCQQKKEPVEKQSPNVLFVLLDDLGYSDLGCYGGEIKTPNIDRLGYNGLRYETIYNSARCCPSRAALMTGLYPPQAGIANFTTKKPKKDLGPAYLGHLREDCVTLGEVLKAKGYGTYYVGKWHMHEKTDPVKRGFDEFYGYDMGYAQDQWDPNAYIRKPEGRKKEIDKPEGEFYATDIFNEYALEFLKQAKQKEGEPWFLFLGHSSPHFPVQAPKESIDKYFDVYMKGWDVIREERYANLKTVGLIENESRWSLTDRAIVPTDRDIVTNYFSGEQNPAWTSLDIDRKRDLARRMATFAAMVEHVDKGVGKIVDYLKETGQYDNTIIMITSDNGACFEWGPFGFDGPSRKGITTLHKGDSLNMVGQNGTHSSYGSAWANMSNTPLKLYKHFTHEGGVASPLIVHWPDQIKDNAGSWIRERTHLIDIMPTLCDITGAEYPKTFNGKAIQDVEGVSLVNTFKNEALDERPIYFSHFGAKAVVLGDWKAVWGKQMPYEIKWELYNLNEDRCETNDLADQYPEKVEKLAAMWQEYSDRVGL from the coding sequence ATGAAAAGAAGACAATATTTTCTATTGGCACTGTTTATTACATTTTTATTCAGCTGTCAGCAAAAAAAAGAACCTGTTGAAAAGCAAAGTCCCAATGTGCTTTTTGTTCTGCTTGATGATTTGGGGTATTCAGACCTTGGCTGTTATGGAGGTGAAATAAAAACCCCGAACATAGATCGATTGGGCTATAACGGTTTGCGTTATGAAACCATATATAACTCAGCTCGCTGTTGCCCTAGTAGGGCGGCTTTAATGACCGGTTTGTATCCGCCCCAGGCAGGCATAGCCAACTTTACCACCAAGAAGCCCAAAAAAGACCTCGGGCCCGCCTATTTGGGGCATTTACGAGAAGATTGCGTCACCTTGGGCGAAGTGCTAAAGGCCAAGGGCTATGGTACGTATTATGTTGGCAAGTGGCATATGCACGAGAAAACAGATCCAGTTAAACGAGGTTTCGATGAGTTTTACGGCTATGATATGGGGTATGCCCAAGACCAATGGGATCCCAATGCCTACATACGCAAACCAGAGGGCAGGAAAAAAGAAATAGACAAACCTGAAGGAGAGTTTTATGCCACAGATATTTTCAATGAATATGCATTGGAATTTTTAAAGCAAGCAAAACAAAAAGAGGGTGAACCATGGTTTCTTTTTCTAGGGCATTCATCGCCCCATTTTCCGGTTCAAGCGCCAAAAGAAAGCATTGACAAGTATTTTGATGTTTATATGAAAGGCTGGGATGTAATTAGGGAAGAACGCTATGCAAACCTAAAAACCGTAGGTCTGATTGAAAATGAAAGCAGATGGTCGTTAACCGATAGGGCAATCGTACCTACCGACAGGGATATTGTCACCAATTATTTTTCTGGAGAGCAAAACCCAGCTTGGACTTCTTTAGACATTGACAGAAAACGTGACCTGGCCAGAAGAATGGCAACATTTGCCGCTATGGTAGAGCATGTTGACAAGGGTGTTGGTAAAATAGTTGACTATTTAAAAGAGACTGGCCAATACGACAATACCATCATTATGATAACCAGTGACAACGGTGCTTGCTTTGAATGGGGGCCTTTTGGTTTTGATGGCCCCTCAAGAAAAGGTATTACCACCTTGCACAAGGGAGATAGCCTGAATATGGTTGGCCAGAACGGTACGCACTCTTCGTATGGAAGTGCTTGGGCAAATATGAGCAACACTCCCTTAAAACTTTACAAACATTTTACGCATGAAGGTGGCGTTGCCTCGCCACTCATAGTGCATTGGCCTGACCAAATTAAAGACAACGCGGGAAGTTGGATAAGGGAAAGAACCCATTTGATCGACATCATGCCGACCTTGTGTGATATTACAGGTGCAGAGTACCCAAAAACCTTTAATGGTAAGGCCATTCAAGATGTGGAAGGTGTGAGTTTGGTCAATACATTTAAAAATGAAGCATTGGACGAAAGACCCATTTACTTCTCCCATTTTGGGGCCAAAGCAGTGGTCTTGGGAGATTGGAAAGCGGTATGGGGAAAACAAATGCCCTACGAAATAAAGTGGGAGCTATACAACTTAAATGAAGATCGTTGCGAAACCAACGATCTTGCAGACCAATACCCTGAAAAAGTGGAAAAACTGGCGGCGATGTGGCAAGAGTATTCCGATAGGGTCGGACTTTAA
- a CDS encoding arylsulfatase — MTAPKIKIAIALLVLLLAACHKKQERQQEDLRPNIVLIMSDDMGYSDIAPYGGEIDTPNLQWLADNGVRFTQFYNTARCCPTRASLMTGCYPYQAGIGLMTQAPGAPEASDLGVPEYRGVLGKNVVTIAEVLKSADYRTIMTGKWHLGISEKEYWPKQRGFDEFYGLVPGAANYFKPEYPRGITEGNDTISITDESFYTTDAFTDKAIEYINQDNTSPFFLYMAYNAPHWPIQAPKEDIEKYRGKYLTGWDELRKKRYQRMMEMGLIDKTWKLSKEDNVPWDSLSVEKQIEMDYRMAIYAAMIDRMDQNIGKLLDSLKSNQMLNNTIIMFMNDNGACAEGGMLGWGKEEQLGTKEGYYLSYGRAWANASNTPFRNYKHWVHEGGIATPLIVYWPKGLDKNQQGKVIDQYGFAPDIMATCLDLAGAEYPKEFKGNTIEPMVGKSILPALAIESSPIHDEPIFWEHHGNKAVRLGNYKLVLDRATKDQQPWELYDLATDRTETDNLIVEEGDVANEMIDLYNNWTKEMGVLDWPEVQKLIRQKREELKNRDSNKS; from the coding sequence ATGACAGCACCGAAGATAAAAATAGCGATTGCACTTCTGGTCTTACTATTGGCGGCATGTCATAAAAAGCAAGAGCGGCAGCAAGAGGATCTACGCCCCAATATTGTTTTGATTATGTCAGATGACATGGGCTATTCCGATATTGCTCCCTATGGTGGTGAAATCGATACGCCCAATCTACAATGGCTGGCTGATAATGGGGTTCGTTTCACCCAGTTTTATAATACGGCAAGGTGTTGTCCGACGAGGGCGTCTTTGATGACGGGCTGTTATCCTTATCAGGCAGGGATCGGTTTGATGACGCAGGCTCCCGGTGCCCCTGAGGCCAGTGATTTGGGTGTTCCTGAATACCGGGGTGTTTTGGGCAAAAATGTGGTGACCATAGCAGAAGTATTAAAAAGTGCTGACTATCGCACGATAATGACAGGGAAATGGCACCTGGGTATTTCAGAAAAAGAATATTGGCCCAAACAAAGAGGTTTTGATGAGTTTTATGGTTTGGTACCCGGTGCGGCCAATTATTTTAAACCTGAATATCCCAGGGGCATAACCGAAGGTAATGATACCATCAGCATAACCGACGAATCGTTTTATACTACCGATGCCTTTACCGATAAGGCCATCGAATACATAAACCAAGACAATACCAGTCCCTTCTTTTTATATATGGCTTACAATGCCCCCCATTGGCCCATCCAAGCGCCTAAGGAAGATATTGAAAAATATAGGGGCAAATATTTGACGGGATGGGACGAGTTGCGAAAAAAAAGGTACCAACGAATGATGGAAATGGGCCTTATCGACAAAACCTGGAAACTATCTAAAGAAGATAATGTACCATGGGATTCCTTGTCTGTTGAAAAACAAATTGAAATGGATTATCGTATGGCCATCTATGCGGCCATGATCGATAGAATGGACCAAAATATTGGTAAGTTGTTAGATAGCCTCAAATCAAACCAAATGTTAAACAATACCATTATCATGTTTATGAATGATAACGGTGCCTGCGCCGAAGGTGGCATGTTGGGGTGGGGCAAAGAGGAACAATTGGGCACGAAAGAGGGCTATTATTTATCATACGGCAGGGCTTGGGCCAATGCTTCAAACACGCCTTTCAGAAATTATAAGCATTGGGTGCATGAAGGAGGCATTGCCACCCCATTGATAGTCTATTGGCCTAAAGGTTTGGATAAAAATCAACAGGGCAAAGTAATCGATCAATATGGCTTTGCCCCTGATATCATGGCCACTTGTTTAGATTTGGCGGGTGCTGAGTATCCTAAAGAATTCAAGGGCAATACAATTGAACCGATGGTCGGGAAAAGTATATTGCCCGCACTTGCCATAGAAAGTTCACCTATTCACGATGAACCTATTTTTTGGGAACATCACGGTAACAAAGCCGTTCGATTGGGCAATTATAAGTTGGTCTTGGATAGGGCAACGAAGGATCAGCAGCCATGGGAACTTTATGATTTAGCTACCGATAGAACCGAAACAGACAATTTGATAGTTGAAGAAGGCGATGTAGCAAACGAAATGATCGATTTATATAATAATTGGACCAAAGAAATGGGAGTCTTGGACTGGCCAGAAGTTCAAAAATTGATAAGACAAAAACGAGAAGAATTAAAAAATAGGGATTCAAACAAAAGTTGA
- a CDS encoding sulfatase: MQRYRTLKKTILFLGIALFLSCIQKKHEKNGQLVDKRPNILFITTDYTRGSDLEYLGRPLRMPVLQDLIANGAVFTKHSSVSPICMPARASIVTGLYPHTHSLWDNRAISVKKPNWPFLTRDLQSAGYTTLGIGKMHFHPFQEDYYYDHRVTLEGKDRDYRDDDYEKYLEAQGTSRKALRAAYSSTGRPRGQDFYPWPADEKLHPDYFVGEAAVDAIKSGEITAEKPWFMWVSFTGPHNPWNPPKRFFDRYSDLDKIPDALFTEGELIDKPIEYSRHRYGYGGNLMQHYDSLPKNEQEKLRKQVKAGHFASLTFIDEQIERVLFELGQTGKLENTIVVFTSDHGSALFDNEMLHKGSSFPTQSLVPMVVWRPGLVKQGIREGFTSHVDLYATFMELAQGEIHPMANGKSMLGMLTDDKEVIKDFVVIESTLVTSLMNDRWLVGFHHVAKEIELYDLKKDPMCHTNIASDPETHSIIAELQETLVQWRREQNPGLIIGDDPLHWNLEVLGDAEKLESLRKSYIKAYNYLTTLDDSDPGIVGKKAKAIVQQIDN, encoded by the coding sequence ATGCAACGATATAGAACACTTAAGAAAACGATTCTTTTTTTGGGCATTGCCTTGTTTTTGTCGTGTATCCAAAAAAAGCATGAAAAGAATGGGCAGTTGGTAGACAAAAGACCCAATATTCTTTTTATCACTACAGATTATACGCGTGGAAGCGATTTAGAGTATCTGGGGCGACCACTTCGTATGCCTGTGCTGCAAGATTTGATCGCCAATGGGGCCGTTTTTACAAAGCATTCCTCGGTTAGTCCTATTTGTATGCCGGCCAGGGCATCGATAGTTACCGGTTTGTACCCGCATACACATTCTTTATGGGACAACAGGGCAATTTCAGTAAAAAAACCGAATTGGCCTTTCTTGACCCGTGACTTACAAAGCGCCGGCTATACCACACTGGGTATAGGAAAAATGCATTTCCACCCTTTTCAAGAAGATTACTATTATGATCATCGGGTCACTTTGGAAGGAAAAGACAGGGATTATCGCGATGACGATTACGAGAAGTATCTCGAGGCCCAAGGAACCAGCCGTAAAGCGTTGAGAGCTGCCTATTCGTCAACCGGCCGACCAAGGGGGCAGGATTTTTACCCTTGGCCAGCTGATGAAAAATTGCACCCTGATTATTTTGTTGGAGAGGCTGCCGTTGATGCGATCAAGAGCGGAGAAATCACAGCTGAAAAGCCCTGGTTTATGTGGGTTTCGTTCACCGGGCCCCATAATCCTTGGAATCCCCCAAAGCGTTTTTTCGATAGGTATTCCGATTTGGATAAAATTCCGGATGCCCTATTTACAGAAGGTGAACTGATCGATAAACCAATTGAATACAGCAGGCATAGATATGGCTATGGGGGTAACCTGATGCAGCATTATGATTCATTGCCAAAAAATGAACAAGAGAAACTGCGCAAACAGGTAAAAGCAGGTCATTTTGCCAGTTTGACTTTTATAGATGAACAAATAGAAAGGGTATTGTTTGAATTGGGGCAAACTGGAAAATTGGAGAATACAATCGTTGTATTCACATCAGACCATGGTAGCGCCTTGTTTGATAACGAAATGTTGCACAAAGGATCATCATTTCCAACACAATCCCTGGTGCCCATGGTGGTATGGAGACCGGGGTTGGTAAAGCAAGGAATACGCGAGGGTTTCACCTCTCATGTCGATTTGTATGCTACGTTTATGGAATTGGCCCAGGGAGAAATACATCCCATGGCAAATGGCAAAAGCATGCTGGGCATGCTTACCGATGATAAAGAGGTGATCAAAGACTTTGTGGTCATCGAAAGCACATTGGTAACTTCTTTGATGAACGACCGTTGGCTTGTTGGGTTTCATCACGTGGCCAAAGAGATTGAATTGTACGATTTGAAAAAAGACCCCATGTGCCATACCAACATAGCAAGCGACCCCGAAACCCATTCGATAATTGCAGAATTGCAAGAAACTTTGGTACAATGGCGTAGAGAGCAGAATCCAGGGCTTATCATCGGTGATGACCCCTTGCATTGGAATTTGGAGGTTTTGGGCGATGCAGAAAAGCTAGAGAGTTTACGAAAGAGTTATATCAAGGCGTACAATTACCTGACCACGCTAGATGATAGTGATCCCGGCATAGTAGGCAAAAAGGCCAAAGCCATTGTACAACAGATCGACAATTAA